The following DNA comes from Neovison vison isolate M4711 chromosome 13, ASM_NN_V1, whole genome shotgun sequence.
GCCCTCCGAACCCCACAGAACACCATCTCGATCCCCTACGCCTCTCAGCGGGAGGCGGAGCTGCACGCCACCCTGCTGTCCATGGTGACGGTGTTCATCTTGTGTAGCGTGCCCTACGCTACCCTGGTCGTCTACCAGACCGTGCTCAATGTCCCCAACACGTCTGTCTTCTTGCTGCTCACAGCCATTTGGCTGCCCAAGGTCTCTCTGTTGGCCAACCCCGTGCTCTTCCTGACCGTGAACAAGTCTGTCCGCAAGTGCTTGGTGGGGACGTTGGTCCAGCTACACCACCGTTACAGTCGCCGGAATGTGGTtggcgcggggggcggggtggccgatgccagcctggagcccagcctGCGTTCGGGCAGCCAGCTCCTGGAGATGTTCCACATCGGGCAGCAGCAGATCTTTAAGCCCACAGAGGATGAGGAAGAGAGTGAGGCCAAGTACACCGGCTCCGCCGACCTCCCGGCCAAGGAGGTGCTCGGGCCCTGCCTGGAGGGAGAGCAGGGACTGCAGCGGTTGCCCGCTGTACCTCTCCTGGGCGCCACGGACTCTAGATCCCAGGGTGGGTCAGCGGTGCCTGGGGAGCCCGAGACACTGCCTGACAAGTACTCCCTGCAGTTTGGTTTTGGGCCTTTTGAGTTGCCACCTCAGTGGCTCTCAGAGACCCGAAACAGCAAGAAGCGGCTGCTTCCCCCCTTGGGGAACACCCCAGAGGAGCTTATTCAGACAAAGATGCCCAGGGTAGGCAGGGTGGAGCGGAAGATGAGCAGAAACAACAAAGTGAGCATTTTTCCGAAGGTGGATTCCTAGTCAGGATTGTCGAGCCCCCTCACTCCCACCTTCCCCTTTGCTCTGGCTCTGGCAGGATTTGGGCATCTCACTGCAACCGAGTACCGGTTGCCTCCTCCTGTGTGTGCCCTCTGCTTTTTGAATGAGAGGGAAATCTATAGAAGATCAGCTGTCCTCTTTATTGAGggagtatatatatatgcatctcTGTGGTCTGTGTCCTAGGTGAAGTGTGCGTTCCTCTCTGTGGACACAAAAGCTGGGCAGTGTGCAACAGGTCTTGGAATGGGTACTCCCTGTGCATTTTCTGAGGACTCCTTGGTTCCTGGGCCCCACAGAGAGTACAGGGAGAGAAAAACATCTGTGAGTTTGGAGGGAGCAGGACACCCTAGGAGAAGCCCAAGAGGATTATGGAGTGGTGTGGCCATAAAGAAAAGACCTATTTATCCTCAAAtaggataaatatttaaaaatgtttcatagtGATCTGCATCTTCAGGGGAGATAGGGACTTGGCATTTGACACCTTTTCTCTGGAAGGCCTGATCGTATGACTCAGTTTCTTCTGAAGCCCTTCATCTCTTTCACTGGGATGTAGATGAGGAAAGGAGCTTCCACTCTCATTTGACAGACAAGGCAATAGATGTGCTTGGGGGTCAGGGAGGAGATACTCTGTCTTGACGATCCTGACATTTTCCTGGCACCACTGAAAACCTCAGAAATTTCTGTCTGCAGTGTTGATTGGAAAACACTACAAGTGCTTTACTATGTCTTTCCCCCTTAAATTGCATTAATTTTTCAACCAGTGAGAGAAACTGAGAggtaaagaagaaagacaaaaatgtccATACTGTGTAGTCTCTTCTCTTCCAATGCTGATTTCATGTGAAAGGGGCTCTGTCAACATCAGTAGCTGTGAAGgatattgaaaaaaagaaaaaaaaaaactatcttgtGCAAACTTTTGGAAttaaaaggcaatttaaaaatgaagagttacagggcacctgggtggcttagtgggttaagcatctgcctttggctcgggtcagagtctcagggtcctgggattgagccccatatcgggctctctgctcagtggggagcctgcttctccctccccctctgcccgcttctctacctgcttgtgctctctctctctctctctctgtgccaaatgaatgagtaaaatcttaaaaaaaaaaaaaaaaaagcagagttagTGTGCACTGAGTCCTCTGGAAGCATCATGCTAAAAATGCTTGATTAGGAAAGGTGATGCTGCCCAGAAGAGTGACAGAAGTCAAAGCTGGCTTCCTTGTGATGATGACTCCAGAACCCAGGTGTGGCCAGCTTCATTTTCAGTCACTTTATGGTTCTCTCTTCATTTTGGACACAATggaagaataaaacagaaaaatttaatcattttaaaatgccaAGGCAGCCCCTAGCCCAGGAAGGCACCTTCACTTCCTCTTTTCTGGTAAAGTTTTAGCAGGAGTCAGAGTGGATAGAGGAGGACAGTGTCCTCAACAGATTAGCCTCCTGGCAGGGCATGCaaaggggtgggcagggggctcTCACAAGCAATTCAAGTCCACTTTGGGGTGGAATTCACCAGTCTAAACTCGAACCATTGATGACATTTCACTTTTAATGACAGCAAATCAAGTGCCAGCTCCACTCTTCTCTCTaggacattttgtttttgttaatagtatgttgtggggtggggggcaatcCAGTGCCTTGAGCAAGCCTTAGTGAATGTGGGCAGAAAGTGGGCATTCTCACCGACAAACTTCCTTCCGCATCCCAATGGCAGTGGCCCTCATGGATCACTTCTTGTTGTCCCTTGGAGGAAGCTCAGACTATGTGTAGGgagtttccttttcctgttttcttcctggGTGTGGTGTCTTGTGATTCCAGAATATGAACCCAACTTCCTTTCCCTGGGAGGGGCTAAGCCTCCCTCTTTGTGTTGTGTCTCCTTGCAGTGTTGTGTGCTCTCAGCACAAACCGGGGGACTGCCACACCCTCTCTTGGCacctcctgcccccaggcccttTGTGCATGCCGTCTGGAGCTCTGTGCCCTCATAGTTAACTGTGACCCTTCAAGCTCaactttcaaaaccctcagaattgTTACAACGTTCCTCCAGGGGAAGCATAATCTGTCAGAAA
Coding sequences within:
- the GPR176 gene encoding G-protein coupled receptor 176, with the translated sequence MGHNGSWFSRNGSEPRNASGAEPGGANRSALGEFGEAQLYRQFTTTVQVVIFIGSLLGNFMVLWSTCRTTVFKSVTNRFIKNLACSGICASLVCVPFDIVLSTSPHCCWWIYTMLFCKVVKFLHKVFCSVTILSFPAIALDRYYSVLYPLERKISDAKSRELVMYIWAHAVVASVPVFAVTNVADIYAMSTCTEVWSNSLGHLVYVLTYNITTVIVPVAVVFLFLILIRRALSASQKKKVIIAALRTPQNTISIPYASQREAELHATLLSMVTVFILCSVPYATLVVYQTVLNVPNTSVFLLLTAIWLPKVSLLANPVLFLTVNKSVRKCLVGTLVQLHHRYSRRNVVGAGGGVADASLEPSLRSGSQLLEMFHIGQQQIFKPTEDEEESEAKYTGSADLPAKEVLGPCLEGEQGLQRLPAVPLLGATDSRSQGGSAVPGEPETLPDKYSLQFGFGPFELPPQWLSETRNSKKRLLPPLGNTPEELIQTKMPRVGRVERKMSRNNKVSIFPKVDS